ggcagttattttgcgccttggtttttccacacgcttcttgcgaccctgttgactattttgaatgaaacgcttgattgttcgatgatcacgcttcagaagctttgcaattttaagagtgctgcatccctctgcaagatatctcactatttttgacttttctgagcctgtcaagtccttcttttgacccattttgccaaaggaaaggaagttgccgaaTAATTATGAACAcctcctgatatagggtgttgatgtcattagaccacaccccttctcattacagagatgcacatcacctaatatgcttaattggtagtaggctttcgagcctatacagcttggagtaagacaacatgcataaagaggatgatgtggtcaaaatactaatttgcctaataattctgcactccctgtatatatatatatatatatatatatatgagtgcaataGCGCGctgcttgtaatcttgccctatgttttTACACTTGTGAGGTGTATCCCTGTCCGCTAATGGAGAAGCAAACATTTTGCTTTTTAGCAAACAAGCAATCAGTCCTAAAAGGGAGCATTAgtatattttgttctcttggtatccgttgttgaaaagcataacaagGTAGACTTatgagcggcaatgcactactgggagatagctgcttattggtggctgcatatatatccttcttgtcattggcttacctggtatgtccagctagctcccagtagtacattgctgcccctgagcctacctaggtatactttttttgacaaagaataccaagagaacaaagcaaatttcataatagaagtaaattggaaagctgttcaaaatgtcatgctctatcagaataatgaaagtttaatattgactttattgtccctttaacactcctTTACACTCATGCTAGATTATAGACCTTTTAATTGTCTATTCCATCTATGATGGTTCTTTAGATCAAGCTTTGAAGAAACAActtgatggttttttttttaccaacattTTTATGTCTTTTATTATTTCATTCCAGCACCATGCCTCCTGTGCCTCTGGAAGAACGCACAGCTTCCCTCCCTCGTCCTCAATCGCTTCCCCTACGAGCCATGCCCCATGCTTGTCTTGCTCCTGAGGTGAGAGGTCTCCAACCAGGACACAGAGCTCCGTCCCATGCCGACCTCACCATACCTGGGCCTTTACCGCTCCTTCCACCTGTACGCTGGCCCAGAGAGAACTTCACCCGACGAAGGGTTTCTCCTCCATCTCCATCATCTCACTCCCCGTCCTGTTTTCGCTGGGCTCTTCACCCATTAAAATGTGGCTGTCGAGGTTGTTGGCGCCTCCTTCGTCCTCCCAAGAAATCTGTAGGCTCATCTTGCAGCTGTGACCCTATTGTGACCTTCGATCCACAATTTGTGGGAGGGTCAAGGGTCAGCTACGATGAAGATGATGATTACAGTGTCCGGGCCATTTGGCCAGATGAGCTGGCAAGGAAGATGTCGAGAACTCATGGATGTACACTAGGGAGAGCACCACTGCTACTAGATTGCAGGGGACTGGAGAAAATGGAGGAATCGCTGCCTGCTCCTCCCCCTGTATCCTCTACTCTCCCTCCATCTCCAGTTGGGGGATCAAACCGAAGGTTGCACAGCCTGTATCTTCTGCTAGAGCCACTAAGTGAAAATGATGGTGTCGGAAATGGAAAAGGTGAGATAAAACAATATCTAAAGGGAAAGAAGGATTGTACAAAACAAAATGTTTTACAATCACCTAACACTGTGTTTTTGTTTGCGCAGTTTACAAGATTTTGAAAATCAAGAGCGGTTCAGGGGTACACCTCTTAAACAAATCTAGTGGAATGCATGTTCAATATCTCCATTTTTGTGGCCAAGTAGGCATAAATGAGCTTGTGATCAGAACTAACCAATCATGTGTAGGTAAATGTCACCATACATAACATGGTGGCACTGCAACAAACATAATACGTATTTTAAAGCAagcaaaaataaacaatgaatatatattgcaatgcTCTTTACTtttccttaattaaacattttagcataggttacaagtagagtgcaaaaaTGCCAGCAATATTGAGCATTAACACCGGTGGTTCACAAGATATTGCGCTTCaatactttgtgtatttttttgctGCTATTTTAATTGCACAGCTGATATTTATCGCACAAGGAGGTAGTATGATGCATGCTGCAGTACTCATGTCAGATAGAGCGGATGCCCTTGGGTAACAGATTTCTATGAGGGGCCATACTAAAATTATTTATGTCAGATAACGTGAATGTGTAAAGCTGAGGGCAAAAATCCTGTTCAGGTAGTgaagttttttttaacttatttctaTATAATTTCACATGTTTTTGAGTAGACAAAAACAAGAGTATAACGTTTATAACATGGCTATATTAGAACTGACTGTGTGCAAGTGCAAAACGTATCCAACAAGCACAATAATACCGCTttgcgctatccattgaaagtatagaagCAGTATATATGTGTCGGGCACATTAAAAAAtgctttgtttaaacattttaaccaagaACGTTACGTAACCAAGTAATATCAGAGGGAGTGTTACTGATAGCGAGAGGTTGAGCTTAGAATAACGCACCTTGCATTATcaattgcacttcacttgtaattaaagggatactgaacccaaattttttcttttgtgattcagataaagcagcaattttaagcaactttctaatttactcctattatgaatttttcttcgttctcttgctatttttatttgaaaaagaaagcatctaagcttttttttgggttcagacctctggacagcacttttttattggtagatgaattcatccaccaatcagcaagaacaacccagttgtttaccaaaaatgggccggcatctaaacttacattcttgcatttcaaataaagataccaagagaaagaagaaaatttgagaataggagtaaataagaaagttgcttaaaatttcctgctctatctgaatcacgaaagaaataatttgggttcagtgtccctttaaggggacattaaatgATGAgctcaatatccctttaacaaaaaaacaaacacaggaaAGCACCAGTGTGTAAAAAGGGGAACAGAGGGCCACAGCTGTGCGTGATTATGTCACACTATTTAAATCTCTCCTGTCATACACTAACCCAAAGAGAAGGAAGTGTATGGCAGTAAATCACAGATTTACAGCAAGTAGGAGTTTACAGGCACAGATCGAAACTTCCAGTACTCCATTAGTCCTGGAAAAGTGAAAAAATTCTAATAGATAAGAACATAATTTCTGACTTCTTacattaattctgaaaattgtagtgtcac
The nucleotide sequence above comes from Bombina bombina isolate aBomBom1 chromosome 7, aBomBom1.pri, whole genome shotgun sequence. Encoded proteins:
- the LOC128635741 gene encoding dual specificity protein phosphatase 5; this encodes MPPVPLEERTASLPRPQSLPLRAMPHACLAPEVRGLQPGHRAPSHADLTIPGPLPLLPPVRWPRENFTRRRVSPPSPSSHSPSCFRWALHPLKCGCRGCWRLLRPPKKSVGSSCSCDPIVTFDPQFVGGSRVSYDEDDDYSVRAIWPDELARKMSRTHGCTLGRAPLLLDCRGLEKMEESLPAPPPVSSTLPPSPVGGSNRRLHSLYLLLEPLSENDGVGNGKASVEPPVEESITPVEIPPALLLSPDLEKAELSLILPFLFLGNEKDAQDLGRMVTLNIGHVLNVTTHLPLYHAESGGLRYKRLPATDNSKQDLRQYFEEAFEFIEEAQQQGKGVLIHCQAGVSRSATVVIAYLMKHTLMTVGDAYKFVKGKRPIISPNLNFMGQLLEFESDLNAGVTPRILVPKLRGVETDV